A stretch of the Thermus thermophilus genome encodes the following:
- a CDS encoding pseudouridine synthase: MKGERLDRLLARLGLGSRKEVARLVRRGGVRVLGQVVRDPGFHVPEGASLEVEGRPLEVRRHLHVLLHKPQGFVTSRTEGPSVYALLQGFPTRGLSPVGRLDKDAEGLLLFTTDGELLHRLTHPRHKVEKRYLVRLERPVGPSDQEAFQKGILLDGKKTLPAELIPLEDPTWAEVVLKEGRFHQIKRMFRARGNRVLHLKRLALGPLELGDLPPGKARPLTEGEEKALYTAVGLGGEDPEDEV, translated from the coding sequence ATGAAAGGGGAAAGGCTGGACAGGCTCCTCGCCCGCCTGGGCCTCGGAAGCCGCAAGGAGGTGGCCCGGCTGGTGCGCCGAGGGGGGGTGCGGGTCCTGGGCCAGGTGGTGCGGGACCCCGGCTTCCACGTGCCGGAAGGGGCCTCCCTGGAGGTGGAGGGAAGGCCCCTGGAGGTGCGCCGCCACCTCCACGTCCTCCTCCACAAGCCGCAGGGCTTCGTGACGAGCCGGACCGAGGGGCCTTCCGTCTACGCCCTCCTCCAGGGCTTCCCCACCCGGGGCCTCTCCCCGGTGGGCCGCCTGGACAAGGACGCCGAGGGCCTCCTCCTCTTTACCACCGACGGGGAACTCCTCCACCGCCTCACCCACCCCCGGCACAAGGTGGAAAAGCGCTACCTGGTGCGGCTGGAAAGGCCTGTGGGGCCTTCGGACCAGGAAGCCTTCCAGAAAGGTATCCTCCTAGACGGCAAGAAGACCCTTCCCGCCGAGCTTATTCCCCTAGAAGACCCCACCTGGGCCGAGGTGGTGCTTAAGGAGGGGCGGTTCCACCAGATCAAGCGCATGTTCCGGGCCCGGGGCAACCGGGTCCTCCACCTCAAGCGCCTGGCCCTGGGCCCCCTGGAGCTCGGCGACCTCCCCCCGGGGAAGGCCCGCCCCCTCACGGAGGGGGAGGAAAAGGCCCTCTACACCGCCGTGGGCCTAGGGGGCGAGGACCCTGAGGACGAGGTCTAG
- a CDS encoding alanyl-tRNA editing protein: MRLYQLDSYATRFQARVERAWTDEKGHYAVLSQTLFYPESGGQPADRGVLRGPFGEVQVLHAYEEEKAFGDVVHVLSAPVPEGVEVEGEIDWPRRFRHMQRHTAQHLLSQALLRAGDYHTVAVSLDSPVCTVDLEEEAEEEKILKAEALANFAVYADYPVEAFYVSEEELAHYPLRRPPKVKGKVRLVRIGDFDLAACGGTHLKTSAQAGPIKVLKWERYKGGTRVYFMAGWEALEDYHAKHALLARLALAFSTNPLELEKPIRKLQDELYALKGENQALREGLAEALLPRALEEKALLVPLPVLGELGKRLARFEGTFLLVAPEGRFVAVGPRRGEVLERLKALGGRGGGKEAVQGALPPGRAVEALARVREVL, from the coding sequence ATGAGGCTTTACCAGCTGGACAGCTACGCCACCCGCTTCCAGGCCCGGGTGGAACGGGCCTGGACGGACGAAAAGGGGCACTACGCGGTGCTCTCCCAGACCCTCTTCTACCCCGAGTCCGGGGGGCAGCCCGCGGACCGAGGGGTCCTCAGGGGGCCTTTCGGCGAGGTCCAGGTCCTCCACGCCTACGAGGAGGAGAAGGCCTTCGGGGACGTGGTCCACGTGCTCTCCGCTCCCGTCCCCGAGGGCGTGGAGGTGGAGGGGGAGATTGACTGGCCGAGGCGCTTCCGCCACATGCAGCGCCACACCGCCCAGCACCTCCTCTCCCAGGCCCTCCTCCGGGCTGGGGACTACCACACCGTGGCCGTGAGCCTGGACTCCCCGGTGTGCACCGTGGACCTCGAGGAGGAGGCCGAGGAAGAAAAAATCCTAAAAGCCGAGGCCCTCGCCAACTTCGCCGTCTACGCCGACTACCCGGTGGAGGCTTTTTACGTCTCCGAGGAGGAGCTCGCCCACTACCCCTTAAGGCGCCCCCCCAAGGTCAAAGGGAAGGTGCGCCTGGTGCGGATCGGCGACTTTGACCTCGCCGCCTGCGGGGGGACCCACCTCAAGACCAGCGCCCAGGCGGGGCCCATCAAGGTCCTCAAGTGGGAGCGGTACAAGGGAGGGACGCGGGTGTACTTCATGGCCGGTTGGGAGGCCCTGGAGGACTACCACGCCAAGCACGCCCTCCTTGCCCGCCTGGCCCTCGCCTTCTCCACGAACCCCTTGGAGCTGGAGAAGCCCATAAGGAAGCTCCAGGACGAGCTCTACGCCCTAAAGGGGGAGAACCAGGCCCTGAGGGAGGGGCTTGCGGAGGCCCTCCTGCCCAGGGCCCTGGAGGAGAAGGCCCTCCTCGTCCCCCTCCCCGTCCTCGGGGAGCTCGGCAAGAGGCTCGCTCGCTTTGAGGGCACCTTCCTCCTCGTGGCCCCCGAGGGGCGGTTCGTGGCCGTGGGGCCGAGGCGGGGGGAGGTGCTGGAGCGCCTCAAGGCCCTGGGGGGCCGGGGAGGGGGGAAGGAGGCGGTCCAGGGCGCCCTTCCCCCGGGGCGGGCGGTGGAGGCTTTGGCCCGGGTGCGGGAGGTGCTCTGA
- a CDS encoding ubiquitin-like small modifier protein 1, with protein sequence MPKVNLYATFRDLTGKSQLEVPGATVGEVLENLVRAYPALKEELFEGEGLAERVSVFLEGRDVRYLQGLSTPLSPGATLDLFPPVAGGGLERTFGAFPPWLLERYLEAWGGVKEGEGVYRLPGARVRFAEVEPLKVGSLSIPQLRVEVEGEEAERWFERIAFAASRGGG encoded by the coding sequence ATGCCCAAGGTGAACCTCTACGCCACCTTCCGGGACCTCACGGGGAAAAGCCAGCTGGAGGTGCCCGGGGCCACCGTGGGGGAGGTCCTGGAAAACCTGGTCCGGGCCTACCCCGCCTTGAAGGAGGAGCTCTTTGAGGGGGAGGGCCTTGCCGAGCGGGTCTCCGTCTTCCTCGAGGGCCGGGACGTGCGCTACCTCCAGGGCCTCTCCACCCCCCTTTCCCCCGGGGCCACCCTGGACCTCTTCCCCCCGGTGGCGGGGGGCGGGCTTGAGCGGACCTTCGGGGCCTTTCCCCCTTGGCTCCTTGAGCGCTACCTGGAGGCGTGGGGCGGGGTCAAGGAGGGGGAAGGGGTTTACCGCCTTCCCGGGGCCCGGGTGCGCTTTGCGGAGGTAGAGCCCCTGAAGGTGGGAAGCCTCTCCATCCCCCAGCTTCGGGTGGAGGTGGAAGGGGAAGAGGCCGAGCGGTGGTTTGAGCGCATCGCCTTCGCCGCAAGCCGGGGTGGGGGGTAG
- a CDS encoding sensor histidine kinase gives MSPEAWTLPWEEAREGLLVHQDRRVVYINPAAAELLAVDREKVRGLPLILALRDHRLEALALEGGEAVLEVRGRLLSARARPGLLYLLDVTEARRRGLEAEEASALLAHEFRTPLAGMAVLLQALAPKDPREAQVLDLLKKEVARLTRLVEGLAHLRPGCREAFALEDLWLRLSALLQDRLRGRRVEVALGHRVEADPEALLQILLNLLDNALKYGQDPIRLLSQVRGGRLYLEVRDRGGPLPDYEGLFRPGRRGGEGSGQGLGLYLVRRLAQGLGGGAYALREGEENVFGVWLPVD, from the coding sequence GTGAGCCCCGAGGCCTGGACCCTCCCTTGGGAGGAGGCCCGGGAGGGGCTCCTCGTGCACCAAGACAGGCGGGTGGTCTACATAAACCCCGCGGCGGCGGAGCTCCTTGCGGTGGACCGGGAGAAGGTCCGGGGCCTGCCCCTCATCCTGGCCCTGCGGGACCACCGCCTGGAGGCCCTGGCCCTGGAAGGGGGAGAGGCGGTGTTGGAGGTGCGGGGCCGGCTTCTTTCGGCGCGGGCCCGCCCGGGCCTCCTCTACCTCCTGGACGTGACCGAGGCCCGGCGCCGGGGCCTCGAGGCGGAGGAGGCCAGCGCCCTCCTCGCCCACGAGTTCCGCACCCCCCTCGCCGGGATGGCCGTCCTCCTCCAGGCCCTCGCCCCCAAGGACCCCCGGGAGGCCCAGGTCCTGGACCTCCTCAAGAAGGAGGTGGCCCGGCTCACCCGGCTGGTGGAAGGCCTCGCCCACCTCCGGCCCGGCTGCCGGGAGGCCTTCGCCCTGGAGGACCTCTGGCTCCGCCTTTCCGCCCTTCTGCAGGACCGCCTTCGGGGAAGGCGGGTGGAGGTGGCCCTGGGGCACCGGGTGGAGGCGGACCCCGAGGCCCTCCTCCAGATCCTCCTCAACCTCCTGGACAACGCCCTCAAGTACGGCCAAGACCCCATCCGCCTCCTGAGCCAGGTCCGGGGTGGCCGGCTCTACCTGGAGGTGCGGGACCGCGGGGGGCCCCTTCCCGACTACGAGGGCCTTTTCCGGCCGGGCCGGCGGGGAGGGGAGGGCTCGGGCCAGGGGCTCGGCCTCTACCTGGTGCGCCGCCTGGCCCAGGGCCTGGGCGGAGGGGCTTACGCCTTGCGCGAAGGGGAGGAGAACGTCTTCGGCGTCTGGCTCCCCGTAGACTGA
- a CDS encoding response regulator transcription factor: MATLLLVEDEPSLRLGLRLALEGAGHRVLEAATAREAWPLLREAELVVLDWMLPDEPGVRLLDRMRQGPYESLPVLMLTARAGVRDRVEGLSRGADDYLVKPFAVEELLARLEALLRRAGKRRVLRRGPLLLDLERMEARLEGTPLPLTRREFALLAYLAERPGRVCTREELLEAVWGPDFLGTPRTVDQHVLQLREKLGEDPKAPRFLETVRGVGYRFREEA, from the coding sequence GTGGCCACCCTGCTTCTGGTGGAGGACGAGCCCAGCTTGCGCCTGGGGTTGCGGCTGGCCCTCGAGGGGGCGGGGCACCGGGTTTTGGAGGCGGCCACCGCGCGGGAGGCCTGGCCCCTCCTGCGGGAGGCGGAGCTCGTGGTCCTGGACTGGATGCTCCCCGACGAGCCCGGGGTGCGCCTCCTGGACCGGATGCGCCAGGGCCCCTACGAGTCCCTCCCCGTCCTGATGCTCACGGCCCGGGCCGGGGTGCGGGACCGGGTGGAGGGGCTTTCCCGCGGGGCCGACGACTACCTGGTGAAGCCCTTCGCCGTGGAGGAACTTCTGGCCCGCCTCGAGGCCCTCTTGCGCCGGGCCGGGAAGCGCCGGGTGCTGAGGCGGGGCCCCCTCCTCCTGGACCTGGAGCGCATGGAGGCCCGCCTGGAAGGAACCCCCCTCCCCCTCACCCGGCGGGAGTTTGCCCTCCTCGCCTACCTGGCGGAGCGGCCGGGCCGGGTCTGCACCCGGGAGGAGCTCCTGGAGGCGGTCTGGGGCCCGGACTTCCTGGGCACCCCCAGGACCGTGGACCAGCACGTCCTCCAGCTCAGGGAGAAGCTCGGGGAGGACCCCAAGGCCCCCCGCTTCCTGGAGACGGTGCGGGGCGTGGGGTACCGCTTCCGGGAGGAGGCGTGA